One segment of Triticum aestivum cultivar Chinese Spring chromosome 2A, IWGSC CS RefSeq v2.1, whole genome shotgun sequence DNA contains the following:
- the LOC123190540 gene encoding uncharacterized protein, whose amino-acid sequence MQSYWPPFIPNAAMEKPEMHSLYSDFAHIFDMSTENARLGCYIAPKMGHLPVLLKRSVLLTGSAILTIIIRYRALLDRWILQKGAVSHSQGAPVQSTMMLRSCWQCRSLPLFVGIGVLMARLCSYITIQSHNNNRQVIRGIETNLQGDSIIESNKSCSQQSVLPSLLGSKYDYVRLLLHCICSTAIFKAHAAPKVISFKGWNIQKNYDFSALWSIVAKNGHYLTYVGALVTLQIFLQMNRVNTTTSLLPMLIQTTSSRSKAAVFSKVVIILVNSCGILGSAFTTKHHGRAATLTVSVVLMVFCQMAIPLIVEFHIGFGGASRMPGGYTAAMFLLTCAVSCGLSWSWGSMFCTFPGKKVHSAGQLLGMALNLALCYAQMQFFLMMLWRLKNAILAYYAMWIWS is encoded by the exons ATGCAGTCATATTGGCCGCCGTTCATCCCTAACGCCGCCATGGAGAAGCCGGAGATGCATTCCTTGTACAGCGATTTTGCACATATATTTGACATGTCAACAGAGAATGCGAGGCTGGGCTGCTACATCGCTCCCAAAATGGGGCACCTGCCTGTCTTGTTGAAACGCTCTGTCCTCCTTACTGGAAGCGCAATTTTGACCATTATCATCCGCTACAGAGCTCTGCTGGACAGATGGATACTGCAAAAAGGCGCCGTCTCCCATTCCCAG GGTGCACCTGTTCAGTCCACCATGATGTTGCGATCCTGTTGGCAGTGTAGATCCCTGCCTTTGTTTGTCGGCATTGGTGTTCTGATGGCAAGGCTCTGTAGTTACATTACCATTCAGAGTCATAACAATAACCGGCAAGTCATCCGCGGCATTGAAACTAACCTTCAGGGTGATTCGATCATTGAGAGTAACAAGTCGTGCAGTCAGCAGTCCGTCCTTCCAAGTTTGCTTGGTAGCAAGTACGATTACGTCCGTTTGCTGCTTCATTGTATTTGTAGCACCGCCATTTTTAAGGCGCATGCGGCGCCAAAGGTGATCAGCTTCAAGGGATGGAACATACAAAAGAACTATGATTTCAGCGCACTTTGGAGCATCGTGGCAAAAAATGGACATTATCTGACTTATGTTGGAGCACTGGTGACTCTGCAGATATTTTTGCAGATGAACAGAGTGAACACTACCACTTCACTCCTGCCAATGCTGATTCAGACAACAAGCTCCAGGAGCAAAGCTGCAGTTTTCAGCAAGGTGGTGATAATTCTGGTGAACTCATGCGGCATTCTTGGATCCGCCTTCACGACAAAACACCACGGTCGCGCGGCAACGTTAACCGTCAGCGTTGTCCTAATGGTGTTTTGCCAG ATGGCGATTCCGTTGATCGTCGAGTTCCACATCGGGTTTGGCGGCGCAAGCCGGATGCCGGGAGGGTACACCGCTGCCATGTTCTTGCTCACCTGCGCCGTCTCCTGCGGCCTCAGCTGGTCATGGGGCTCCATGTTCTGCACCTTTCCTGGCAAGAAGGTCCACTCAGCAGGTCAGCTCTTGGGCATGGCTCTGAATTTGGCCCTCTGCTACGCGCAGATGCAGTTCTTCCTCATGATGCTTTGGCGGCTGAAGAACGCCATCCTTGCCTACTATGCCATGTGGATTTGGTCGTGA
- the LOC123186202 gene encoding hydroquinone glucosyltransferase-like, with the protein MESLANAGAACTERLAPHVVLLASPGAGHLIPLAELARRLVDHQGFAATLVTFTDLSSSEALSGVPACVATAALPPVPLDDLPAGTSMSTVLLELIRRSLPSLRALLRSVGAPLAALVPDFFCSAALSLAAELGVPGYVFVPTNLTTIAVMRAAVELHEGVPPGEYRDLPDPLELPGGVSLRHADLPASFQSSGESVYAHLLEAGRCYRRADRFLVNTFYEMEPATVEEFKLATERGAFPPVFPVGPFVRPSIISDEAAGAFACLDWLDLQPTGSVVYVSFGSGGSLTVEQTAELAAGLEVSGHRFLWVVRMPNLDGGKDGHDRDDDNPNPLAWLPEGFLERTKDKGLAVAAWAPQVRVLSHPATAVFVSHCGWNSTLESVSAGVPMVAWPLYAEQRINAVALVGSAGVALPLRPREADGVVARDEIAGAVKELMESAEKGRAVRRQAGDLQQAAARAWSPEGSSRRALEDVAATWKKATLGKVK; encoded by the coding sequence ATGGAGTCGTTGGCCAACGCAGGAGCAGCATGCACCGAGCGCCTGGCGCCGCACGTCGTGCTGCTCGCCAGCCCGGGAGCCGGCCACCTCATCCCGCTGGCCGAGCTGGCGCGGCGGCTCGTCGACCACCAGGGCTTCGCGGCCACGCTCGTCACCTTCACCGACCTCTCCTCCTCGGAGGCCCTCTCCGGCGTCCCCGCCTGCGTCGCCACAGCCGCGCTCCCGCCCGTGCCGCTCGACGACCTCCCCGCCGGCACTAGTATGAGTACCGTGCTTCTCGAGCTCATCCGTCGCTCCCTACCGAGCCTCCGCGCCCTCCTCCGCTCCGTCGGTGCCCCCCTCGCCGCGCTGGTGCCGGACTTCTTCTGCTCCGCGGCGCTGTCGCTCGCCGCCGAGCTCGGCGTCCCGGGCTATGTCTTCGTGCCCACCAACCTCACCACTATCGCCGTCATGCGCGCCGCTGTGGAACTCCACGAGGGCGTTCCACCCGGCGAGTACCGCGACCTCCCCGACCCTCTGGAGCTTCCAGGGGGCGTGTCGCTGCGCCACGCCGACCTGCCGGCCTCGTTCCAGAGCAGCGGCGAGTCGGTCTACGCGCACTTACTGGAGGCGGGCCGGTGCTACCGCCGCGCGGACCGCTTCCTGGTGAACACCTTCTACGAGATGGAGCCCGCCACCGTGGAAGAGTTCAAGCTGGCAACGGAGCGAGGCGCGTTCCCGCCCGTGTTCCCAGTTGGGCCGTTCGTCCGGCCGAGCATAATCTCCGACGAAGCCGCCGGCGCGTTCGCGTGCCTAGACTGGCTCGATCTCCAGCCGACGGGATCCGTGGTGTACGTCTCCTTCGGGAGCGGCGGGTCGCTGACTGTGGAGCAGACGGCCGAGCTCGCCGCTGGGCTGGAAGTGAGCGGCCACCGGTTCCTCTGGGTCGTGAGGATGCCAAATCTGGACGGTGGCAAGGACGGCCATGACCGTGACGACGACAACCCAAACCCGTTGGCGTGGCTCCCGGAGGGCTTCCTGGAGAGGACCAAGGACAAGGGGCTGGCCGTGGCGGCGTGGGCGCCTCAGGTGCGCGTGCTGTCCCACCCGGCGACGGCGGTGTTCGTGTCGCACTGCGGCTGGAACTCCACTCTGGAGAGCGTGTCGGCCGGCGTGCCGATGGTGGCGTGGCCGCTGTACGCGGAGCAGCGGATAAACGCCGTGGCCCTGGTAGGGAGCGCCGGGGTGGCGCTGCCGCTGCGTCCGCGGGAGGCCGACGGCGTGGTGGCGCGCGACGAGATCGCGGGCGCGGTGAAGGAGCTGATGGAGAGTGCGGAGAAGGGGCGCGCCGTACGGCGGCAGGCCGGGGACCTGCagcaggcggcggcgcgcgcgTGGTCGCCGGAAGGGTCGTCCCGCCGGGCGCTGGAGGACGTCGCGGCCACGTGGAAGAAGGCGACGCTCGGCAAGGTGAAGTAA
- the LOC123186203 gene encoding histone-lysine N-methyltransferase SUVR4 — translation MASSKVCKERFDAAVTYLGAIGIQRETVSPVLTNLLDLYDHNWEFIEADHFRVLTDAIFDEPDPKEEQQRQANKRMNPDSDHCKKKLKIKHHSRKPTSKVRVNEKTELTEGPLQQEAGKLCPQTVCATGNTLQLSFSRVPIEEINMENDVLKDTLTDEDSSALSLQGQELPTFETPLAVMCPLVQDSSHQRAYKDAHNQCIELDYTYSGPRESGMLQIVPAMDFLSKPSVPNQAGSSCMPPSNSMIHGGICPSSATAGEQCSSSNMLVIAKPKGPAHDVNDITKGEEHVSIPIINEGGNGILPAPFHYIPRNITFQKAYVNLSLARIGDDNCCSDCFGDCLVEPLPCACAAETGGDFAYTRDGLLKEEFLNSCLSVLPKFYCKICSRERVKIVNSESPNAKVNPCKGHPIRKFIKECWNKCGCARNCGNRVVQRGISRHLQVFLTPGEKGWGLRAAEELPRGAFICEYVGEILTNNELYERNNQMVSNGKHTYPTLLDADWVTEDVLEDDHALCLDGTFYGNVARFINHRCSDANLIVIPVEIETPDHHYYHPAFFTTRQIKPFEELTWDYGLDFDDVNHPVEAFKCCCGSEFCQDKRNI, via the exons ATGGCATCTTCAAAGGTTTGCAAGGAAAGATTTGATGCTGCTGTCACATATCTGGGTGCTATTGGAATTCAGAGAGAAACTGTTTCACCAGTGTTGACGAATCTACTAGACTTGTATGATCACAACTGGGAATTTATAGAAGCTGATCACTTTCGGGTTCTAACCGATGCCATATTCGACGAGCCAGATCCCAAA GAAGAACAGCAAAGGCAAGCTAACAAGAGGATGAATCCTGATTCGGATCACTGTAAAAAGAAGCTTAAGATAAAACATCATTCTCGAAAACCTACATCCAAGGTGCGTGTCAATGAGAAGACAGAGTTGACTGAAGGTCCACTGCAGCAAGAAGCAGGCAAGCTGTGCCCTCAAACTGTTTGTGCCACTGGGAACACATTGCAGTTGTCTTTTTCGCGGGTGCCTATTGAAGAAATAAACATGGAAAACGATGTTCTCAAGGATACATTGACAGATGAAGATAGTTCAGCTTTATCACTCCAAGGTCAAGAGCTTCCTACTTTCGAGACCCCACTGGCAGTTATGTGCCCACTAGTTCAAGATTCCAGCCATCAGAGAG CATACAAGGACGCGCACAACCAGTGCATTGAATTGGACTATACATATAGTGGACCAAGAGAAAGTGGAATGCTACAAATAGTTCCTGCCATGGACTTTTTATCTAAGCCTTCAGTGCCAAACCAAGCTGGTTCCTCGTGTATGCCACCTAGCAATAGCATGATCCATGGTGGTATTTGCCCCTCTAGTGCTACTGCTGGAGAACAGTGCAGTTCCAGTAATATGCTGGTTATTGCCAAGCCCAAGGGACCAGCTCATGATGTCAATGACATAACAAAAGGTGAAGAACATGTGAGTATTCCCATAATCAATGAAGGTGGCAATGGGATTCTTCCTGCTCCCTTTCACTACATACCACGCAATATCACATTCCAGAAGGCATATGTCAATCTTTCGCTTGCTAGAATAGGAGATGACAATTGCTGCTCAGACTGCTTTGGAGATTGTCTAGTGGAACCACTTCCTTGTGCATGCGCAGCAGAAACAGGAGGCGACTTTGCTTATACAAGAGACGGCCTGCTTAAGGAAGAATTTCTCAATTCTTGTCTCTCCGTGCTTCCAAAATTCTACTGCAAAATTTGTTCAAGGGAACGAGTGAAGATCGTAAATTCTGAGTCACCAAACgccaaggtgaatccttgtaaagGGCACCCTATAAGGAAATTTATCAAGGAATGTTGGAATAAATGTGGATGTGCCAGAAATTGTGGAAATCGTGTGGTGCAGCGGGGTATTAGTCGGCATCTACAA GTTTTCTTAACCCCTGGAGAAAAAGGATGGGGACTGCGGGCTGCTGAGGAACTTCCTCGGGGTGCATTTATTTGTGAGTATGTTGGTGAAATATTGACGAACAATGAGCTGTATGAGCGAAACAATCAAATGGTGTCGAACGGTAAGCATACCTACCCTACGTTGCTTGATGCTGACTGGGTCACTGAAGATGTTCTGGaggacgaccatgctctctgtcTGGATGGCACCTTTTATGGGAACGTGGCAAGGTTCATAAACCATAG GTGTTCTGATGCCAATCTTATTGTTATACCTGTTGAGATTGAGACACCCGACCACCACTACTACCAT CCGGCGTTTTTCACCACAAGGCAAATAAAGCCATTTGAAGAACTTACATGG GACTATGGACTTGACTTTGATGATGTCAACCACCCTGTCGAGGCATTCAAATGTTGTTGTGGAAGTGAGTTTTGCCAGGACAAAAGGAACATCTGA